A stretch of Pleuronectes platessa chromosome 24, fPlePla1.1, whole genome shotgun sequence DNA encodes these proteins:
- the LOC128430830 gene encoding uncharacterized protein LOC128430830, translated as MRGKSLVGHHSSVGGKFTLTLREMRTSVGWTFLLLLGCRLSCATHVSLSTCPCDVQLNTVCVPGREDVFVPCPNVTADEIRFKLFKEQELISNATCTRENKTLKCTSLQTRVGVKVEQGSVDFVLTGVTESSYGSYRCEGLVMFPPPLKTVPSAVLKLVKGHPCRFKKDTTVGSSICDDNPSRHLFWMWIVIVAFLSIYSGTVTVIAIVIWVRMRKEASQSDYMNTKPAGMRDGRKKRGIQKPIPRHF; from the exons ATGAGAGGGAAAAGCCTTGTGGGACATCATTCTTCTGTTGGAGGCAAATTCACACTCACGCTGCGAGAGATGAGGACGAGCGTCGGCTGGacgttcctgctgctgctgggctgcagGTTATCATGTGCCACGCATGTGTCTCTGAGCACGTGCCCCTGCGATG TGCAGCTGAATACTGTCTGCGTACCCGGCAGAGAAGACGTGTTTGTGCCGTGCCCAAACGTGACTGCAGACGAAATTAGATTCAAACTTTTCAAGGAGCAGGAACTGATTTCCAACGCCACATGCACGCGTGAAAACAAAACGCTGAAATGCACGTCGCTGCAAACCAGGGTTGGCGTGAAGGTGGAGCAGGGATCGGTGGATTTCGTCCTCACCGGGGTGACTGAGAGCAGCTATGGATCCTACAGATGCGAGGGCCTCGTTATGTTCCCTCCGCCCCTGAAAACAGTTCCCAGTGCTGTGCTGAAGCTTGTTAAAG GACACCCCTGCAGGTTCAAGAAAGACACCACTGTAGGCAGCAGTATCTGTGATGATAATCCAAGCAGACATCTTTTCTGGATGTGGATTGTGATTGTGGCGTTTCTAAGCATCTACAGCGGAACTGTCACCGTCATCGCCATCGTCATCTGG GTCAGGATGAGGAAAGAAGCTTCCCAGAGTGATTACATGAACACCAAACCAGCAGGAATGAGGGACGGCAGGAAGAAAAGAGGGATTCAGAAACCGATCCCACGACACTTCTGA
- the fastkd2 gene encoding FAST kinase domain-containing protein 2, mitochondrial has protein sequence MSVWVTEEVVRWSLRFCSRTSQVMQRGLLATASPRDTAPIWGPRPSQTCLHVGSVRSARFYSQGAAHNEGSGGKKPASSSSLSDKSLSVVTAPGQKPAKSPFFDHLQRCGSPTDVLDLTCRYAPTVRQVSNCLTHMWTSTKKMTEEQRRCELQLMFEHPEFDKLLQMALKEVGVMRGEDVAYTLLSMVNLGVPQSSRVVQTFLRVCQDKLNEFDEKSLSILASCLEHMESSPNVGALKEGMRLVVEARLPRIKHVMSLQTMMRMLGKDAPMNLKRKLERKALSMSDQFSLPNAQHMISTMAAMGFYSKPLLDVCSNKIIENVHGIPFNRLFAVLLSCRELHYRNLDLLTCISDYVTSTLELWTNKQMILFLSVFENLAFSPAPLMETFVEKVIARPDDLTLKDLLCVLKVYSSLNYDLQQHRQPFLDGLTQVLESYLPKMSGFGLLKAVFHLGLLGHFPSAPLEQLLHNSTVEQLNTTTSKPSQNRMFQTIDLCLRLDRPRLPRPLTVPPSLLGDPTHCPPSVNQWLSQCLQSVMEDQADSMLQEAVMVENFYLIDAVITKPLSNQTPVPEATSEGEALSPAESSQRFAVIYAPTSAFCYRTSNPRGSLAVKLRHLKILGYNPVLVLEQELQSVSEEKRTEFLRGQIYPEHHRSDTQPQMEQLQS, from the exons atgtctgtgtgggtgaCCGAGGAGGTGGTGAGGTGGTCCCTCCGCTTCTGCAGCCGCACATCTCAGGTGATGCAGCGCGGCCTCCTGGCGACAGCATCACCCAGAGACACAGCTCCCATCTGGGGCCCGAGGCCGAGCCAGACGTGCCTGCACGTGGGTTCTGTCAGGTCAGCGAGGTTCTATTCACAGGGCGCTGCCCACAATGAGGGTTCGGGGGGGAAGAAGCcggcctcctcttcttcactatCTGATAAAAGCCTTTCTGTGGTGACCGCCCCGGGACAGAAACCGGCGAAGTCCCCTTTCTTTGACCACCTGCAGCGCTGCGGCTCCCCGACAGACGTGCTGGACCTCACCTGTCGGTACGCTCCCACGGTTCGACAGGTCAGCAACTGCCTGACCCACATGtggacctccaccaagaagatGACCGAGGAACAGCGGCGCTGCGAGCTGCAGCTGATGTTCGAGCATCCTGAATTTGACAAGCTGCTGCAAATGGCCTTGAAGGAGGTGGGGGTGATGCGCGGTGAAGATGTGGCGTACACCCTCCTGAGCATGGTCAATCTGGGGGTGCCTCAAAGCAGCCGTGTGGTCCAGACGTTTCTGCGAGTCTGTCAG GATAAACTGAACGAATTTGACGAGAAGAGTCTGTCCATCTTGGCTTCCTGTCTGGAACACATGGAGAGCAGCCCCAATGTGGGTGCACTGAAGGAGGGCATGAG GCTGGTGGTGGAGGCGCGTCTTCCCAGAATCAAGCATGTCATGTCCCTGCAGACCATGATGCGCATGCTGGGGAAGGACGCTCCAATGAACCTCAAACGGAAACTCGAG AGAAAGGCTTTATCAATGAGCGACCAGTTCAGCCTTCCCAACGCCCAGCACATGATCTCTACAATGGCCGCAATGGGCTTCTACTCCAAACCACTGCTGGACGTCTGTAGTAACAAGATcatag AAAACGTCCACGGGATTCCATTCAACCGACTGTTCGCTGTGCTGCTCTCCTGTCGGGAGCTGCACTACAGAAACTTGGACCTGCTCACCTGCATTTCCGACTATGTCACCTCCACGCTTGAGTTATGGACCAACAAGCAG atgatcctcttcctctccgtgTTTGAGAACCTCGCCTTCTCTCCTGCGCCCTTAATGGAGACGTTTGTTGAGAAGGTGATCGCCCGCCCAGATGACCTGACGCTCAAAGacctcctctgtgtcctgaaGGTGTACTCGTCTCTGAACTAcgatctgcagcagcacagacaacC GTTCCTGGACGGTCTCACTCAGGTTCTGGAGTCCTATCTGCCCAAGATGTCTGGGTTTGGgcttttaaaagctgttttccaTCTGGGTCTACTGGGCCACTTCCCCTCGGCACCACTGGAGCAGCTCCTGCACAATAGCACAGTGGAGCAGCTCAACACGACAA CGTCGAAGCCGAGCCAGAATCGAATGTTTCAGACGATAGACCTGTGCCTCCGTCTCGACCGTCCCCGTCTCCCTCGTCCCCTGACCGTCCCGCCATCCTTACTGGGAGACCCCACCCACTGCCCTCCGTCAGTCAACCAGTGGCTCTCGCAATGTTTGCAGAGTGTGATGGAGGACCAGGCTGACTCGATGCTGCAGGAGGCAGTGATGGTGGAGAACTTCTACCTCATAG ATGCCGTGATAACCAAACCTCTGTCAAACCAAACCCCAGTGCCCGAAGCGACTAGTGAAGGAGAAGCGTTGTCTCCAGCAGAGAGCAGTCAGAG ATTTGCAGTCATTTACGCACCTACGTCAGCTTTTTGCTACCGTACCTCCAATCCTCGTGGGTCCCTGGCGGTAAAGCTTCGCCACCTGAAGATCTTGGGATATAACCCTGTTCTG GTATTGGAGCAAGAGCTGCAGTCTGTGTCTGAGGAAAAGAGGACTGAGTTCCTCAGGGGACAGATTTATCCAGAACAccacaggtcagacacacaaccGCAAATGGAGCAACTACAATCCTGA
- the mdh1b gene encoding putative malate dehydrogenase 1B, which yields MAKFVLAGQTDCPYYAKAELLADALQRCLPNFSIHKISILPDDWKEWLDTTCKTNNWKHEDSPLVWRELVEQGGKGMLLGGFSDFVQHCQEYYNITSDMTMDTMLSIAAENLEAKLLFMEEEKHRLSLIKPLHLWISSALSPTSHFLIPNLLSTKVFPLASVISLHLLDLEGDEEDLQGLKMEAEDLAIPMLHQVTVHTDLEQAFQGADVILLLDESWSEDSCSDESWSYDSDEANADEQEKKEKRINEITEIYNKYGRLINSRANEEVKVIVAGDSFVNLRCSLLLDNASSIETHRFVAMATHLENEARSLLSKKLKVMASDVTNVYVWGNISGSFYVDVQRTNVYNFDGAIMGPAFFSQPILTIFHERKWLETDFQDLVRCQHAAVAEKTGQASAMSNANGVLTILRAWNGECSPDRVFSLGVLCPGRFNLPDGIVLSVPVTFTDDKWSLFDVPVGYTLNERLQVSASELMQEREPGSEESDAELDI from the exons ATGGCTAAATTCGTGCTTGCTG GTCAAACGGACTGTCCTTATTATGCCAAAGCAGAACTTTTAGCGGACGCTCTGCAGCGATGCCTGCCGAACTTCAGTATCCATAAGATCTCCATCCTCCCAGATGACTGGAAG GAATGGCTGGATACCACTTGCAAAACTAATAACTGGAAACACGAGGATTCCCCTCTGGTTTGGAGGGAGCTGGTGGAGCAAGGGGGCAAAGGGATGCTCCTGGGGGGCTTCAGTGACTTCGTGCAGCACTGTCAG GAATACTACAACATCACGTCTGACATGACCATGGACACGATGCTGAGTATCGCAGCAGAGAACCTGGAGGCCAAGCTGCTCttcatggaggaggagaagcaccGCCTCAGCCTCATCAAACCTCTCCACCTGTGGATCAGCAG TGCTCTCAGCCCAACCAGCCACTTCCTGATCCCCAACCTGCTCTCTACGAAGGTGTTCCCCCTAGCTTCTGTAATCAGCCTCCACCTCCTGGACCTGGAGGGCGACGAGGAGGACCTGCAGGGGCTGAAGATGGAGGCTGAGGACCTGGCCATCCCTATGCTCCATCAG GTGACCGTTCACACAGATCTGGAGCAAGCATTCCAAGGAGCGGATGTCATCCTGCTCCTGGACGAGAGCTGGTCTGAGGACAGCTGCTCTGATGAGAGCTGGTCTTATGACAGCGACGAAGCGAACGCCgatgagcaggagaagaaagagaagaggataaATGAAATCACTGAAATCTACAACAAGTACGGACGACTGATCAACTCCAGGGCAAACGAGGAGGTGAAGGTGATCGTGGCCGGGGACTCATTTGTCAACCTGAGATGCTCTCTCCTTTTGGACAATGCCAGTTCTATTGAGACCCACCGATTTGTCGCAATGGCAACCCATCTGGAGAATGAAGCAAGGTCCCTACTGTCAAAGAAGCTGAAAGTTATGGCGTCAG ATGTCACAAACGTCTACGTGTGGGGAAACATCAGTGGTAGTTTCTACGTTGACGTGCAGAGGACAAATGTTTACAACTTCGATGGGGCAATTATGGGACCAGCTTTCTTTTCCCAGCCCATCCTGACCATCTTCCACGAAAG AAAATGGTTGGAGACAGACTTTCAGGACTTGGTTCGATGTCAGCATGCAGCTGTGGCTGAAAAGACCGGCCAGGCATCTGCCATGTCCAACGCCAATGGGGTCCTCACAATCTTGAGGGCTTGGAACGGCGAGTGCAGTCCAGATAGAGTCTTCTCTCTGGGCGTCCTATGTCCAG GCCGCTTCAACCTCCCAGATGGCATCGTCCTCTCAGTTCCAGTGACCTTCACAGATGATAAATGGTCCCTGTTTGATGTGCCTGTTGGTTACACGCTGAACGAGAGACTTCAGGTTTCTGCGAGTGAACTCATGCAG GAAAGAGAACCTGGATCAGAAGAATCTGATGCCGAGCTGGACATCTGA
- the retreg2 gene encoding reticulophagy regulator 2, whose translation MASGEEATRHPSVPSSSVGLESLFPAGSSEQAGGDLDPELVRLRERLQGWLAPYEPPLLWLQRLLVWERPLCSICVALTLNTLFWLLSSTSLRPLFLLSVSLMGLMLLERWKPKLPTVTAAQQAEARPVQSDTMGVEQHLLSVPELSHQLAESYLLSCLYLQEMLQYKQQNHGKFCVMTCSSCFVLAVVGHYVPGIMISYIIALSVLLWPLVVYHELIQRMYTGLEPILMKLDYSMKGETEHRKHDKRKVKKEMEEGDEPRAETESDSEEELSLFAPTVDVKTTTLAMAITDSELSDEEASILESGGFSVSRATTPQLTDVSEDLDLQSLHSEPEEAYLRDLPEFPSVEEFPSIEHHLLHFPLRAPSQVDGAQAGAQSEGELLSPASLLIQHLASPLHFVNTHFNGHGRPPGVEEGMLPATGPREEAASREEEDKEAAVTQGAQQSLEALSEEIVSTAISTVVQNTLSALLSSSEASEEPSLAEFLPTETPPGALETSDPPTTTTTTATTVTTIGPLGPGEELDDAITIITSTSEETHDDTLVVTEEEDFELLDQSELEQADEELDISSDGRLVGGALDTPPSPQHPPQS comes from the exons ATGGCGAGCGGAGAGGAGGCCACAAGACACCCCTCGGTTCCCTCCTCTTCGGTCGGCCTGGAGTCCCTCTTCCCCGCCGGGTCGTCGGAGCAGGCCGGCGGCGACTTGGACCCGGAGCTCGTCCGCCTGCGGGAGCGCCTCCAGGGCTGGCTGGCCCCCTACGAGCCGCCGCTGCTGTGGCTCCAGCGGCTGCTGGTGTGGGAGAGGCCGCTGTGCAGCATCTGCGTGGCCCTGACGCTCAACACGCTGTTCTG GCTCCTGTCCTCCACCTCCCTGCGGCCCCTCTTCCTGCTGAGCGTCTCCCTGATGGGACTCATGCTCCTGGAGAGATGGAAGCCCAAGTTGCCCACAGTCACTG CCGCTCAGCAAGCAGAGGCTCGCCCGGTGCAAAG TGATACAATGGGCGTGGAGCAGCATCTGCTCAGTGTTCCTGAGCTGAGCCACCAGTTGGCTGAGAGCTACCTGCTGAGCTGTCTGTACCTGCAGGAGATGCTGCAGTACAAGCAACAGAACCACGGCAAG TTCTGTGTGATGACGTGCAGCAGCTGCTTTGTACTTGCCGTGGTTGGACATTATGTACCAGGAATCATGATCTCTTACATCATAG CCCTGAGCGTGCTGCTGTGGCCGCTCGTGGTCTACCACGAACTGATCCAGCGGATGTACACGGGCCTGGAGCCAATCCTGATGAAACTGGACTACAGCATGAAGGGAGAAACCGAGCACCGCAAGCACGACAAGAGGA aGGTGAAGAAAGAGATGGAAGAGGGGGATGAACCCAGAGCCGAAACAGAGAGTGATAGCGAGGAGGAGCTGTCTCTTTTTGCCCCAACG GTGGATGTGAAGACGACCACTCTGGCGATGGCCATCACAGACTCGGAGTTGTCGGACGAGGAGGCATCCATCTTGGAGAGTGGAGGCTTCTCCGTGTCCAGAGCCACAACTCCTCAACTCACCGACGTGTCTGAAG ATCTGGacctgcagagtttacacagtGAACCAGAGGAGGCCTACCTTCGAGATCTGCCCGAGTTCCCCTCAGTCGAGGAGTTCCCGTCCATCGAGCACCACCTGCTCCACTTCCCCCTGCGAGCTCCCAGTCAGGTCGACGGGGCCCAGGCTGGTGCCCAGTCAGAGGGAGAACTGCTGAGCCCCGCCAGCCTCCTCATCCAGCACCTGGCCTCCCCGCTCCACTTTGTGAACACGCACTTCAACGGACACGGACGGCCACCCGGGGTCGAAGAGGGCATGTTGCCAGCGACGGGCCCGCGGGAGGAAGCAGCGAGtcgggaggaagaggacaagGAAGCTGCGGTGACCCAGGGTGCACAGCAGTCCCTGGAGGCCTTGAGCGAGGAGATAGTGAGCACGGCCATCTCCACTGTGGTGCAGAACACTCTGTCGGCTCTGCTGTCGTCCAGCGAGGCCAGCGAGGAGCCCTCCCTGGCCGAGTTCCTCCCCACCGAAACCCCGCCGGGCGCTTTGGAGACCTCCGACccgcccaccaccaccaccaccaccgccactACAGTCACCACTATAGGGCCGCTGGGGCCTGGAGAAGAACTGGATGACGCGATCACGATAATCACGAGCACCAGCGAGGAGACGCATGACGACACACTTGTTGTGACCGAGGAAGAGGACTTTGAGCTTCTGGACCAAAGTGAACTGGAGCAGGCGGACGAGGAGCTGGACATCAGCTCTGACGGACGGCTGGTGGGCGGAGCTCTGGACACGCCTCCATCTCCTCAACATCCACCGCAGTCATAG
- the prkag3a gene encoding 5'-AMP-activated protein kinase subunit gamma-1 has product MEPPSQPPGKEKATQQRGGADTTVYMDFMKSHCCYKAIPTSCKLVIFDTKLHVKTAFFALVANGLRAAPLWDSKVQRFVGMLTITDFINILNCYYKSPLVQMHQLESHRIETWRDVYLPYSNHFLISISPEASLFDAVYSLLKHKIHRLPVIEPESGNVLHILTHKRILKFLHIFGKKLPKPAFIRRQIQELGIGTFRNIATVQQTAPLHQALTIFVARRVSALPVVDEQGKVVALYSRFDVINLAAQKSYDNLDMTMLEAVRRRSCFVEGVIKCYPYETLETILDRIVRAEVHRLVLVDRADVVRGIISLSDLLQAMVLSPAGIDTLLS; this is encoded by the exons ATGGAGCCTCCTTCACAG CCCCCAGGGAAGGAGAAGGCAACACAGCAACGAGGAG GCGCTGACACCACGGTCTACATGGACTTCATGAAGAGCCACTGCTGCTACAAGGCCATTCCAACCAGCTGTAAACTGGTCATATTCGACACCAAGCTGCAT GTGAAAACAGCCTTTTTTGCACTGGTGGCCAACGGCTTGAGAGCGGCGCCTCTGTGGGACAGCAAGGTGCAGAGATTTGTGG GTATGCTGACGATTACAGATTTCATCAACATCCTCAATTGCTATTACAAGTCTCCTTTG GTTCAAATGCACCAGCTGGAGAGCCACAGGATCGAGACATGGCGAG ACGTGTACCTTCCGTATTCCAATCACTTCCTCATTAGTATTTCCCCGGAGGCCAG CCTCTTTGATGCCGTCTATTCGTTACTCAAACACAAGATCCACCGGCTGCCCGTCATCGAGCCGGAGTCTGGAAACGTCCTGCACATCCTCACCCACAAGCGAATCCTCAAGTTCCTCCATATATTC ggTAAAAAGCTTCCCAAGCCTGCGTTCATccggaggcagatccaggagcTGGGGATCGGCACGTTCAGGAACATCGCCACCGTTCAGCAGACGGCGCCGCTTCACCAGGCCCTCACCATCTTTGTGGCGCGGCGGGTGTCTGCTCTGCCGGTGGTAGACGAACAGG GTAAAGTGGTGGCGCTCTACTCGAGATTTGATGTGATT AATCTCGCCGCCCAGAAGAGTTACGACAATCTGGACATGACGATGCTGGAAGCCGTCCGCAGGCGCTCGTGTTTCGTCGAGGGAGTAATCAAGTGCTATCCCTACGAAACCTTGGAAACCATCTTAGACCGCATTGTCCGGGCTGAG GTCCATCGGCTGGTCCTGGTGGACAGGGCGGATGTGGTGAGGGGCATCATCTCTCTGTCTGACCTGCTGCAGGCCATGGTCTTATCCCCTGCTGGTATAGACACCCTTCTGTCCTAG
- the cnppd1 gene encoding protein CNPPD1, producing MFHLSDMDFDALFNEKTFQFSDFQEFTFIPGHQKLTERVKKRLYYGLDTDVTFDALSCPVTDIAVEIFQKSAPSPIRKLQKKYASHVVREACISPCAMMLALVYIERLRHRNPEYLQKISSSDLFLISMMVASKYLYDEGEDEEVFNDEWGAAGKLDVQTVNNLEMNFLNAIEWSLFTEPNDFFDILSHLETSIAERQGMKRGWFTYTDLCVLLEQAAWSQALTAIYLHFTKVTCMLGLVYLTSVTGLIATSAVLHQLPLSRAGQSPLAPPADISTSFLQTSDLKPEAPVAAQRPPCCVPANESLNQAGTPESGQHHIPNPPSASAQTSVLCLWGSLLASMGHIHPEHVSDVETSPTWSAASFFCPGCLASLPPLHCELKNTSALFARGSPDSHQRHAPLPASDLLRASELNSRLGALPSVQLGSCHPASLLPMEKAQALLMPG from the exons ATGTTTCATTTATCAGACATGGATTTCGACGCGTTGTTCAACGAGAAGACTTTCCAGTTCTCGGACTTCCAGGAGTTCACG TTCATTCCTGGACACCAGAAGTTGACCGAGAGGGTGAAGAAGCGACTGTACTACGGCCTGGACACGGACGTCACCTTCGATGCTCTCTCCTGCCCAGTTACAG ATATTGCCGTTGAAATCTTCCAGAAATCGGCCCCAAGCCCGATCAGAAAGCTCCAGAAGAAGTACGCGTCGCATGTCGTCAG GGAGGCGTGTATCTCCCCGTGCGCCATGATGCTGGCGCTGGTTTACATCGAAAGGCTCCGACACAGAAACCCTGAATACCTGCAAAAGATCTCCTCCTCCGACCTCTTCCTGATCTCTATG ATGGTTGCCAGCAAGTACCTGTATGATGaaggagaggacgaggaggttTTCAACGATGAGTGGGGGGCGGCCGGGAAGCTGGACGTCCAAACTGTCAATAACCTGGAGATGAACTTCTTGAATGCcatt GAGTGGAGCCTTTTCACGGAGCCGAATGACTTCTTTGACATATTAAGTCATCTGGAAACCAG CATCGCGGAGCGGCAGGGGATGAAGCGCGGCTGGTTCACCTACACTGACCTCTGTGTGCTGCTGGAACAAGCTGCCTGGAGCCAGGCCCTCACAGCCATCTACCTGCACTTTACCAAG gtgACCTGTATGCTCGGCCTGGTCTATCTGACCAGCGTGACAGGCCTCATCGCCACCAGCGCTGTGCTGCACCAGCTCCCTCTCTCCAGGGCCGGTCAGTCCCCGCTCGCACCCCCGGCTGACATCTCCACGAGCTTCCTTCAGACCTCAGACCTCAAACCAGAGGCTCCTGTTGCAGCCCAGCGCCCTCCCTGCTGCGTTCCGGCCAACGAGAGCCTGAATCAAGCCGGTACCCCTGAAAGCGGTCAGCACCACATACCAAATCCGCCATCGGCTTCGGCGCAGACCTCGGTCTTGTGTCTGTGGGGCTCCCTCCTCGCTTCCATGGGCCACATACATCCTGAACATGTGTCTGATGTGGAAACCTCTCCAACCTGGTCGGCTGCTTCCTTCTTCTGTCCCGGCTGTCTTGCGAGCCTCCCGCCTCTTCACTGCGAACTTAAAAACACCTCAGCACTCTTCGCCCGCGGCTCCCCTGACAGCCATCAGCGTCATGCACCGCTGCCGGCGTCTGACCTCCTCAGGGCCTCCGAACTGAACTCCCGCCTGGGGGCGTTACCCTCCGTACAGCTGGGCTCCTGCCATCCAGCCTCTTTGTTACCTATGGAGAAAGCCCAAGCTCTCCTCATGCCCGGCTAG